In Megalobrama amblycephala isolate DHTTF-2021 linkage group LG21, ASM1881202v1, whole genome shotgun sequence, the genomic stretch GATTTTCTGCTTGTTTGAACATTAAATGtgtattatatttgtaaaacaCTATCTTACATTTGTGAcacatataataaaaaataatggatTGTTGTACATTTATCTTACAGAGTAGCCATAAAGaataatatactttattattataaacaaagACTGGACTGGATTACTTAATTTGGCCAGTAAGGtctttattttgtgttaattttGTTGTTGCTATTCAACTAAGAAGAAAGTGACACCTCtagcagttcaaaacgcttacactgcgtcctacaccttccgtattcaacttatgaaacaAGTGTAACTGACATGATGTCAGttctcatttctttctttttaagttGAATATAAaggtggtctggcagaagctagttattttactttgtaacgtgttaaatatggatatttttcttacataaaCACATGccttcatttgtgtgtgtgtttgttctggATTGTGCcagactttttacattttttttttttttaatattcctGATGTTCCATTcattccatccattcatccacatAAACTCCTCAAATCCAGTAAATTTGTTTTGCGTATTCCAAGTTCAAGTGCAACAAAAGTCAGAAGGTTTTGGACCACTCTGATGAACactcaatttttaattttttaaaaaaatattcattttgggTCAAAATGACCCGAGGAGAGGATGAAGAACGTGAAGGAATGTATGACTGAAGAAGGTCTGATGATAAAGAGGAGCCAAATAATGAAGAGCTTTGAAAGTGAGCAACAAAATTTTGTAATGGACACAATAACAACCTGGAAGCCAGTATAGTTGAAAAGGAATAGATGTTATATAGTCAGGAGTATGTGTACTGGTAACAAACCTTGCAGCTGAGTACTGAATTAACTGCAGTCGGTGAAGTAGTTTTTAAGGAACACCAAATAAAAAAGAATTGCAGTAATCAATCCATGATGTTACCAGAGCATTAATAAGGACTTCAGTACAATGCCGAGAAAGTGAGGAACGGAGTCTAGCAATATtatgtaaatgaaaaaaattcaaTAGGCctaagtgaaatattattaatatgagAGCCAAAAGAACCAGCAAATCATCAAATATAACACCAAGGCTTTTAGGTGGAAATACTAACTGGACAGTTGCCAATAAGCAGAGTAAAAGACAGCATTTTAGAGATGGATAGACCTAGACCCAATAAGTTTcaagtttaatttatttcacatttaaaaacaacaggTGTGCTGTACATAGAGtcataaaacaaacaacaacaaatcaaagagaaaaaaacacagctttcaaactgaattaaattccaaagaataaaaatatgttttaagacTATAGATTTAAAGGCAGACAGTGTCTGGGCCAGCCTGGCAGACAATGGTAAGGTAGTCCAGCAATTGCAAATGCACAATCTCCCCTGTGCTTCAACCTGCTCTAGCCAGAATTATGTGGTTGGCAGACCTCAGAGACCTTGTTAGGACGTGCAGTTGTATAAGGCCAGAAAGGTAGGTTGGGGCTTAACCATATAAGGATTTATAAGCAAACACCAAAACCTTAAAATCAATCCTAAAATgcactggaagccagtgcaggAAAGCCAATATGGGGGAAATGTATTCATGTTTGTGCATTCCTGTTAAAACTCCAAGCAGGAGAAAGAGGCCTGGCTGACACCAGCATAGAGGGTATTATAATATTCTAAACAAGATGAAAAAAAAGACATGTATAACCCTGTCAAAttcattaaatgacaaaaagagATAATTTTAGATAAAAGTCTTAACTAATAAAAACTCTTTTACCACAGAATTTATCTGTTTATCAAATTTAAAGTCTATGTCCATTATTTTATCCAGATTTTTAAGAGGGTTTAGCATAGGGAAGTAGAGAGCGCAGATGTTGTTGGAAGGCCTTATAAGTACGGTTTGGGCCAAAAATCATGATTTCAGTCTTGCTCTCATTAAAATGGAAGAAATTTAGGGCCATCTAAGCTTGAATGTCCTTAAGGCAGtcaaaaaatagttttaaagaGCTGGCATCTTTTCATATCAGCGGCAAATAAATTTGTGCATCATCTACACAACAATGAAACGAAATGCCTAATGGACCCTTAATGGGAGCATTGGGCCAACAGCATTGGGCCAAGAATAGAGCCTTAGGCGCTCCACATGGAAGGGGTGAGACGAGGAAACAAAGTCTCCAAAGTGGACAGAAAAATTCCTGTCAGATAGATAGGACCTAAACCACTCCAAAGCAATACATTTAATACCAACGTGTTTCAGCCGATGATTAAGATATTAAGATCAATGGTGTCAAATGCAGCTGTCAGATCTAAAAGCATAAGAATGGCAGAATCCCCTGAGTCTGTGACCTTTAATAGATCATTAAAaacttttcaaactttttttgtgtgtgtgctatGAGTTTTAAAACAtgactgacattcttcaaaaatgcCATAAAAAAAGATTGCAGCTGTATACAAACAACTTTctctaatatttttaaatgaaagagaGTTTAGACATTGCAGTGCtttattttgcagtaaagtTGAACTTGTTTGGTTAAGGTGAGAGTTTGTTTATTACCTTTCCATTgtactttatttgtttttttttgtttgttttttttttagattattaaaatgcacacttaTTGATGCATAGTACAATTTCAGTTGTTACAATGCATGAGCTCCATCCATTTCAGAttcaaatatattacatttaccAGCATTTAACACATGAAACTGTTTACACACGATCTCTTAATGGAAAAATGTAGTGCAATGTGGAAATGTATGGCAGAAAATGTGTGTTTCCTTTCAAgttgtgatataaacaaaaaataagtaaacatgaaaaaaattaaaaagccaaaatattgatattgaacTTTAATAAGGAATGCACACCATACATTTCCCAGTATAGCAACCCCATAATGTTACAACAGTTAATGGTAAGAAAGTTAATGTTAATGGTACGAAAGTCATTACATAACAATTAATGGTAAGAAAGTCATTACAGAGTGGTGGTACTTAAAACTGCACTTTAACCAGGACCATCCACTGCATTCACTGTTTACAGCCCACCTGCAGAGaagaataacatttatttatttatttattttacacagcaaaatctctacagttaaatcaactctgcttagagaacatatggtccctctctaaatagtgttaaagtaacactgaaacagagttAAAGTCAGTTGTGgtttttgtgtttctcttttcttcagtgattctgcttgttaacagcaggtgttcatcactaatgctcaatcatcacttaattaatcgcttaattatctcattaacgttaactctgcttcagtgttactttaacactatatgtTCTCTgcgcagagttgatttaactctggggattttgctgtgaatATACATGGAAGATAGAGATTGTAATTACCTTAATTTTTGgacctaaaaaaaagaaagatggaAAGATACATGTCAAGCCAGGaaaaattatgtaatataaaacCCTTGATCTgtgatataaaaatatgaacttACCTACTGCCCTGATTTTCCAGGAGGCACCTGTAAGTGGCGATCTCCTGCTCCAGACGGCTCTTGATGTCCAGCAGTGCATCATAGTCTCTGCCCTGCTGCTCAATGCCAGAGCGCACCTGACAAAGCTCTGCCTCGAATGTGTCGATGTATTTCTGGTAGCATGCTAGCTTAGCACTGTACATAGCCTCTGTATCCAACAGTGAGCACTCCAGTGCTCCTGTCTGTGTACGTGATGAGAAGAGGAAGAAAGAATAAAGACAAATTTCCATTAATCCAAGACAATAAACTATACAGTTATTGAATAGAAACctgcaaatacatttttaccttagataacttttaacatttaacatttagttAAGCCTTTTTTATGCCTCAGATAATTTATTACCACTGCCTCTCACAATCctttttaatttctttctttttctctgtcACACTTCTGTATTTCCTGCATCTCACCATGCTGATTTGAGACTGTAGCTTGATCTCCAAGTTCTGCAAATTACGTCGCAATTCTGAGATGTGTGATATGGAGGTTTCTAGGCACTCTGTGCTGGTGGAAGCATCTTTACACAGATCTGCCGTCTTAAAGAGAGTCATAAACGTACACATCATGTGAGCTATTTAACTCATGAGTCACTGAACTATATTGTTTCACTGTATTAATACCAAATCCAACAACAATTTGAAACCATTAGTCACAGTGTATGATGGCTAAATAGTGTTCACAATGTAGAGGAATTAGAAGTCTCACCTTCTCTTTGAACCAGCACTCCTGTTCTCTGCAGTGTTTGTTTATGATGGTCTCATAATGACAACGGATGTCATCCAAAACTTTTTTTAGGTCTTGCTGAGGAGCAGCATCCACTTCCACACACACTTTTGCATTTGTCAGCTGACACATTAGTGCTGCCACATCCTGTAACCAGACATGGCTCAAGCATTATGGCTTTAAGATGTGAATTCAAGTTATtgcattaaaaacacaaaattacaaaattgtgctttttgtagtttttcaattattttgctACAGGCAAACCTCTACATACCTCCTGGTGATTTTTCTTCAAATATACCAGCTCCTCCTGCAGAGCGCAGATCTGCATCTCCAAGTCGGCCTTAGCCAGGCATGTCTTATCAAGTATGCGACGCAGGTTATCGACGTCAGCCTTCACACACTGCCGTATCGACAACTCATTCTCATACCTGATTGGTAGAAAGTCGGAGGGGAGTGAAATGATCATGTCTAAATGTAACAATTATCTATCAAAAAGCTATATAGCAACACATCTATAACTTTTGTTAAATCTAAAAGATTAGAGTGTGAGccattatttttcattgtttcctCTATCAATGTCTATATGCTATATTTATAGCTGGATTACATCTGTTCAAATTAACAgctgtatatgtatgtatgaacGTACATTTGCTTGCGTTTCCATTTTATTCTGTTTCTATttgcctaaaaaaaaaagtaatatccCTACTGTTTGGACTAAAAAGGAACACAAATTAGAGCTTATAGATCTTTATTAGTTTTCCACAATGTTTTGAATCAAATGCTCCAAAAGAACTACATGTGAAAATGTCTTTATAAAACTCACTTTATCCTGAAGTCTTCAGCAGCCAATTTAGAGTTGTCAATACGCAGGAGGATTTTGCCGTTGTTGATAGTAGCATCTTTAATCTGCAATGAAAAGCATTGGCTCATTTATAActttaaaacaaacattatgtatttgtttaaaacaaagTATTTTCTTATCACTTTACATTATGTTACTTAGGATTCTCTGCAAACAGTTTTTATACACAAAGCAAAGATATTTCAGTACACATCTGAATATGGATCAGAAATCAGTGCCATATTTATTACAATCTCAGACATCAGACACaatttttgtaatatattttgaagatttCCACCCTTAATTGTCTCTAATATTCCAAGTTATACCTTTTCCTGAAGGCAATCAATGGTGTTCAAGTAGCAACTGTAGTCTCTCTGGCAGATCGGCCCCTTCTTCTCATAGTACTCCCGGATTTGCCTCTCCAGTGTGGCATTGGCAGCCTCCAGAGAGTCCACTTTATCTAGGTAGGATGCCAGACGGTCATTCAGGTTTTGCATGGTGGCCTTCTCAGTCTTCTGGAGGTAGTCATAATCCCTTCCATAGCACCCTCCAGCCATGATTCTTGCACCAAATCTTTCACCATGTCCTCCGCTGAGCAGTCCACTGTGACATCTGTATGCTCCATCAATTCTGTGTGATGGACATGGGGAGCAAGTATTCGAACGAAAAGAGCAGGAAGAGATGCGCGTCCTTCCTCCAAAACCACAGCCATACACACTGTAGGCTTTGGGTGCAGCTATACCACAATGACGAGGAATGATTATTGACTTTGAGGTCATGGAACAGGTATTGGAGAAGGTGCTGGAGAGGGACTTGGGGCAGGTTTCAGAGCATGTCTCAGGGCAAGTTATGGAGCAGGTCTCAGAGCATGTCTTCAGAGATGTCTCGGGGCAGGTCTTAGGGAAGGTGAAGGAGCAGGGCTTGGAGCAGGTGTCTGAGCAGGTCTCAGAGCAAGTCTTCAGACAGGACTCGGGGCAGGTCTTGGGGAAGGTGAAGGAGCAGGAATTGGAGCAGGTGTCTGAGCAGGTCTCAGAGCAAGTCTTCAGACAGGACTCGGGGCAGGTCTTGGGGAAGGTGTCTGAGTAGGTTTCAGAGCAGGTCTTCAGACAGGTCTCGGGGAAGGTGAAGGAGCTGGGCTGGGAGCAGGTGTCTGAGCAGGTCTCAGAGCAAGTCTTCAGACAGGTCTCGGGGCAGGTCTTGGGGAAGGTGAAGGAGCAGGGCTTGGGAGCAGGTGTCTGAGCAGGTCTCAGAGCAAGTCTTCAGACAGGACTCGGGGCAGGTCTTGGGGAAGGTGACTGAGTAGGTTTCAGAGCAGGTCTTCAGACAGGACTCGGGGCAGGTCTTGGGGAAGGTGAAGGAGCAGGAATTGGAGCAGGTGTCTGAGCAGGTCTCAGAGCAAGTCTTCAGACAGGACTCGGGGCAGGTCTTGGGAAGGTGACTGAGTAGGTTTCAGAGCAGGTCTTCAGACAGGTCTCAGGGCAGGTCTTGGGGAAGTTGAAGGAGCAGGAATTGGAGCAGGTGTCTGAGCAGGTCTCAGAGCAGGTCTTGGGGAAGGTGAAGGAGCAGGGCTGGGAGCAGGTGTCTGAGCAGGTCTCAGAGCAAGTCTTCAGACAGGACTCAGGGAAGGTGAAGGAGCAGGGCTTGGAGCAGGTGTCTGAGCAGGTCTCAGAGCAGGTCTTCAGACAGGTCTCAGGGCAGGTCTTGGGGAAGGTGAAGGAGCAGGGCTTGGAGCAGGTGTCTGAGCAAGTCTCCGGGCAGCTTATTGAGCAGGTTTCAGGGCAGGTCTTCAGACAAGTGTCATGGCAGGTGATGGAGCAGGTTTCAGGGCAGGTCTTCAGACAAGTTTCGTTGCAGGTTTTCGAGTATGACATGGTGGATAAATGCAGAGATGGGATGAAGGCAAAAGGAACACTACACAAAAGGTCTTTAGAGTTGTCCTGGAGTAGATGGTGCCTT encodes the following:
- the LOC125257087 gene encoding keratin, type I cytoskeletal 19, yielding MTSKSIIIPRHCGIAAPKAYSVYGCGFGGRTRISSCSFRSNTCSPCPSHRIDGAYRCHSGLLSGGHGERFGARIMAGGCYGRDYDYLQKTEKATMQNLNDRLASYLDKVDSLEAANATLERQIREYYEKKGPICQRDYSCYLNTIDCLQEKIKDATINNGKILLRIDNSKLAAEDFRIKYENELSIRQCVKADVDNLRRILDKTCLAKADLEMQICALQEELVYLKKNHQEDVAALMCQLTNAKVCVEVDAAPQQDLKKVLDDIRCHYETIINKHCREQECWFKEKTADLCKDASTSTECLETSISHISELRRNLQNLEIKLQSQISMTGALECSLLDTEAMYSAKLACYQKYIDTFEAELCQVRSGIEQQGRDYDALLDIKSRLEQEIATYRCLLENQGSR